A single region of the Acidobacteriota bacterium genome encodes:
- a CDS encoding PQQ-dependent dehydrogenase, methanol/ethanol family — protein sequence MKNTGCAGAPAGIRLAAPALKRPLGAVAFLALLLAAAGVSAQSGVSYERLRAAADEPGNWLMYSGQYDSQRFSRLDAINRSNAADLQLRWVHQLPTLGRVETTPLVVDEVMYATTPDNVVIALDARTGRRYWSHAHELPDQLALCCGKQNRGVAIRGDRLYMGTVDAHLLALDAKTGGVIWDTEVGSPRTGHSITAAPMIIGDLVITGIGGGEYGIRGFLDAYDAGTGELRWRTYTIPGPGEPGNETWEGDSWETGGAPTWMTGSYDPQLDLLYWGTGNPGPDWNGEVREGDNLHSDSVLAIRPETGEIVWAFQFTPHDVHDWDACQVPILFDAEYQGEQRKLMAFANRNAFFYLLDRETGEFLFAREFARQTWAEGIDQDTGRPIRVPNMLPSEEGTLVSPTIGGAANWFSPTYSPDTGLFYIQAYDAEMLYYMAEAEYEEGELFVGGYGKPAGPADQYVSAVRALDPLTGDRVWEYRVQPRSRSGLLATKGGLVFGGSVAGIFYALDAETGDELWHRRLGGDVHAAPISYEAGGQQHVTLAAGRALFTFALPAE from the coding sequence ATGAAAAACACTGGGTGCGCCGGCGCTCCCGCCGGCATCCGGCTCGCAGCGCCGGCTCTGAAGAGGCCGCTCGGCGCTGTCGCTTTCCTGGCCCTCCTGCTCGCGGCGGCGGGCGTGTCCGCCCAGAGCGGCGTTTCCTACGAACGACTGCGGGCGGCGGCCGACGAGCCGGGCAACTGGCTCATGTACTCCGGCCAGTACGACAGCCAGCGTTTCAGCCGCCTGGACGCGATCAATCGCTCGAATGCGGCGGATCTTCAGCTCCGCTGGGTTCATCAACTGCCGACGCTTGGACGTGTTGAAACCACGCCGCTGGTCGTCGACGAGGTGATGTACGCGACGACACCGGACAACGTCGTGATCGCGCTCGATGCACGCACTGGCCGGCGGTACTGGTCCCACGCTCACGAGCTGCCGGATCAACTCGCACTCTGCTGCGGCAAGCAGAACCGGGGCGTGGCCATTCGCGGCGACCGGCTCTACATGGGCACCGTTGACGCGCACTTGCTTGCCCTGGACGCCAAGACCGGCGGGGTGATCTGGGACACCGAAGTGGGTTCCCCGCGAACGGGGCACTCGATCACGGCCGCGCCCATGATCATCGGCGACCTCGTCATCACGGGAATCGGCGGCGGCGAGTACGGCATCCGGGGTTTCCTGGACGCGTACGACGCGGGCACCGGCGAACTCCGCTGGCGTACCTACACGATTCCGGGACCGGGCGAACCAGGCAACGAAACCTGGGAGGGCGACTCCTGGGAGACGGGCGGTGCGCCGACCTGGATGACGGGCTCCTACGATCCCCAACTCGATCTCCTCTACTGGGGTACGGGCAATCCGGGGCCGGACTGGAACGGCGAGGTGCGCGAGGGCGACAACCTTCACTCGGACTCGGTGCTGGCGATCCGTCCGGAGACCGGCGAGATCGTCTGGGCCTTCCAATTCACGCCCCACGACGTCCACGACTGGGACGCCTGTCAGGTGCCGATTCTGTTCGACGCGGAGTACCAGGGCGAGCAGCGCAAGCTGATGGCCTTTGCCAACCGGAACGCGTTCTTCTACCTGCTGGACCGCGAGACCGGCGAGTTCCTGTTCGCGCGCGAGTTCGCGCGGCAGACCTGGGCCGAGGGGATCGACCAGGACACCGGCCGCCCGATCCGGGTCCCGAACATGCTCCCCAGCGAGGAGGGCACCCTCGTCTCGCCGACGATCGGCGGCGCCGCGAACTGGTTCTCGCCCACGTACAGCCCCGACACCGGCCTGTTCTACATCCAGGCCTACGACGCCGAGATGCTCTACTACATGGCCGAGGCGGAGTACGAGGAGGGTGAGCTCTTCGTCGGCGGATACGGCAAGCCGGCCGGGCCCGCCGACCAGTACGTCAGCGCGGTGCGCGCGCTCGATCCGCTGACGGGCGACCGCGTCTGGGAGTACCGGGTGCAACCCCGGTCCAGATCCGGGCTGCTCGCCACGAAGGGCGGACTGGTCTTCGGGGGCAGCGTGGCCGGCATCTTCTACGCTCTCGACGCCGAGACCGGCGACGAGCTCTGGCACCGTCGGCTTGGCGGCGACGTCCACGCGGCCCCGATCAGCTACGAGGCAGGCGGACAGCAGCACGTGACTCTCGCCGCCGGCCGGGCGCTGTTCACGTTCGCGTTGCCTGCGGAGTAG
- a CDS encoding c-type cytochrome, protein MSSLLLADGLAAQNVLSRALQERIQENPHTTEADVEAGAKVFRRSCSLCHGADGTGGDGPDLTRGVFRHGSSDAALFRNILTGIPNTGMGGIYQPDKSIWQVVAYVRSLSRAGGAEELPGDARRGRMLYMSRGSCSDCHRLNGSGGRIGPDLSDLGWRRAPVHIRASIVDPSEEMAADYRTVEVRTSDGGVVRGVLRNEDRYSIQLLDEFENLRSFQKTDLSAVAKPEESLMPPLSSFFRGRDLDDLVAYLYSLRPE, encoded by the coding sequence GTGTCGAGTCTCTTGTTGGCCGACGGCCTGGCCGCCCAGAACGTGCTTTCGAGAGCGCTCCAGGAGCGCATTCAGGAGAACCCGCACACGACCGAAGCGGACGTCGAGGCCGGCGCCAAGGTGTTCCGCCGCAGTTGCTCGCTCTGCCACGGCGCCGACGGCACCGGCGGCGACGGCCCCGACCTGACCCGTGGCGTGTTCCGCCACGGCAGCAGCGATGCCGCGCTGTTCCGGAACATCCTGACCGGCATTCCGAACACGGGGATGGGCGGCATCTACCAGCCGGACAAGTCGATCTGGCAGGTCGTGGCCTACGTTCGCTCGCTCAGCCGAGCCGGCGGGGCGGAAGAGTTGCCGGGCGACGCGAGACGTGGCCGGATGCTGTACATGAGCCGCGGCTCCTGCTCCGATTGCCACCGCCTGAACGGTTCGGGCGGCCGCATCGGGCCCGATCTGAGCGACCTGGGTTGGCGGCGCGCTCCGGTTCACATCCGCGCTTCCATCGTCGACCCCTCGGAGGAGATGGCCGCCGACTACCGCACGGTCGAGGTCAGGACCAGTGACGGCGGTGTCGTCCGGGGCGTGTTGCGCAACGAGGACCGCTACTCGATCCAGCTCCTCGACGAGTTCGAGAACCTGCGGTCCTTCCAGAAGACGGATCTTTCAGCGGTGGCCAAGCCTGAAGAGTCCCTGATGCCGCCACTCAGCAGTTTCTTCCGCGGCCGTGACCTGGACGATTTGGTCGCCTACCTCTACTCGCTGCGGCCGGAGTGA
- a CDS encoding thiol-disulfide isomerase, translating into MNRIPLLRDAITVAAVAALAVPVASHALNLDQPTFVDDIAPILHENCASCHQPEEIAPMSLRTYREVRPWARSIARAVENRDMPPWDADPGYGPFSNDISLSDLEIEAITRWASSGAPRGDGDEPVYEAPAREAGWTFGEPDWVYEFDPFEVAADGPDEFAVIPVETGWDQDRWIRAVEVQPGDREVVHHFILWRAAPDSEVQDAWLDAWAAGAKANEFPAGTARLVPKGQNLLGDFHYHPNGTATTDKTRIGIWFAEPEEVEKELINLWVMNSTFRIPAGDPDYEARANHVFTEDVVIRSLAPHMHYRGKDMKYTAHLPDGGEMELLSVSRYDFNWQTGYNFVEPVALPAGTRVEVTAHWDNSADNPHNPDPTIDVTWGTDSTDEMLIGFVDFVAAEGVSPKPASPVLAKLAELAQTHPGQAWRFDVQRQPGKGPEPTAMLLPRGGVPGGWFVQFGTLVLPAPIVDIVWDGNDVTATAETPGNTMQLKGSIQEDGTLRMDMGPGELVGTPAENETPATLPTG; encoded by the coding sequence ATGAACCGGATTCCCCTGCTCCGCGACGCGATCACGGTCGCCGCCGTCGCTGCGCTCGCCGTTCCCGTCGCGAGCCACGCCTTGAACCTGGACCAGCCCACCTTCGTCGACGACATCGCGCCGATCCTCCACGAGAACTGCGCCTCCTGCCACCAGCCGGAGGAAATCGCGCCGATGTCGCTCCGCACCTACCGCGAGGTGCGCCCCTGGGCGCGTTCGATCGCCCGGGCGGTCGAGAACCGCGACATGCCGCCCTGGGACGCCGACCCGGGCTACGGCCCCTTCTCGAACGACATCTCCCTGAGCGACCTTGAGATCGAGGCCATCACCCGCTGGGCAAGCAGCGGCGCTCCCCGCGGCGACGGCGACGAACCCGTCTACGAGGCGCCAGCGCGAGAGGCCGGCTGGACGTTCGGCGAACCGGACTGGGTCTACGAGTTCGATCCGTTCGAGGTTGCGGCCGACGGCCCCGACGAGTTCGCCGTGATCCCGGTCGAGACCGGCTGGGACCAGGACCGCTGGATCCGGGCGGTCGAGGTCCAGCCCGGCGACCGCGAGGTCGTCCACCACTTCATCCTCTGGCGCGCCGCTCCCGACAGCGAGGTCCAGGACGCCTGGCTCGACGCCTGGGCCGCCGGCGCCAAGGCCAACGAGTTTCCGGCAGGCACAGCACGCCTGGTACCCAAGGGCCAGAACCTGCTCGGCGACTTCCACTATCACCCGAACGGCACGGCCACGACCGACAAGACCCGCATCGGCATCTGGTTCGCCGAGCCCGAGGAGGTCGAGAAGGAACTGATCAACCTCTGGGTCATGAACTCCACGTTCAGGATCCCCGCCGGCGATCCGGACTACGAGGCACGCGCGAACCACGTGTTCACCGAGGACGTCGTCATCCGCTCGCTCGCTCCCCACATGCACTACCGCGGCAAGGACATGAAGTACACCGCGCACTTGCCCGACGGCGGCGAGATGGAGCTGCTCAGCGTCAGCCGCTACGACTTCAACTGGCAGACCGGCTACAACTTCGTCGAGCCGGTCGCCCTGCCGGCCGGTACCCGGGTCGAAGTCACCGCGCACTGGGACAACTCGGCCGACAACCCCCACAACCCCGATCCGACGATCGACGTCACCTGGGGCACGGACTCGACCGACGAAATGCTGATCGGATTCGTCGACTTCGTGGCCGCCGAGGGCGTCAGTCCCAAGCCGGCGAGCCCGGTGCTCGCCAAGCTGGCGGAACTGGCCCAGACTCATCCCGGCCAGGCGTGGCGTTTCGACGTACAACGCCAGCCGGGCAAGGGACCCGAGCCGACCGCCATGCTCCTGCCCCGCGGCGGCGTCCCGGGCGGCTGGTTCGTCCAGTTCGGCACCCTCGTGCTGCCGGCACCGATCGTCGACATCGTCTGGGACGGCAACGACGTGACAGCCACCGCGGAGACGCCCGGAAACACGATGCAACTCAAGGGTTCCATCCAGGAGGACGGCACGCTGCGGATGGACATGGGTCCAGGCGAGTTGGTCGGCACGCCGGCCGAGAACGAGACGCCTGCCACCCTGCCGACGGGCTAG
- a CDS encoding cytochrome c, whose translation MSRALRLIRPLAGAATVLLLAPAIAAGVNVDQPTFVDDVAPILHENCASCHQPDEIAPMSLRTYREARPWARSIARAVENRDMPPWDADPGYGPWANDISLSDDEIAAITRWAANGAPRGDGDEPVYEKPEKASEWTFGEPDWVYEFDPHEVAADGPDEFLDIPIKTGFEEDRWIRAIEVQAGDRSVLHHFILWRGDDDDPDQEGWVGAWAAGFAPQHFPPGTGRLLPKGQNLLGDFHYHPNGEAATDRTRVALWFAEPEEVERELVNLWILNTAFHIPAGEADYRAQATHVFDQDVVVRSFTPHMHYRGKSMTYTAFLPDGEQRELLSVSRYDFNWQTSYDLVEPLRLPAGTRIEVSASFDNSADNPHNPDPTVDVTWGAESTDEMLIGFIDYVAADSGAAKAATPAGPAGQ comes from the coding sequence ATGTCCCGAGCCCTCCGCCTGATCCGTCCCCTGGCTGGCGCCGCTACCGTGCTCCTCCTCGCGCCGGCCATCGCCGCCGGCGTGAACGTCGACCAGCCCACCTTCGTCGACGACGTCGCGCCGATCCTCCACGAGAACTGCGCCTCCTGCCATCAGCCCGACGAGATCGCGCCGATGTCGCTGCGCACCTACCGCGAAGCGCGCCCGTGGGCGCGGTCGATCGCGAGGGCGGTCGAGAACCGGGACATGCCGCCCTGGGACGCCGATCCGGGCTACGGACCGTGGGCGAACGACATCAGCCTCAGCGACGACGAGATCGCGGCGATCACCCGTTGGGCGGCCAACGGCGCGCCCCGCGGCGACGGTGACGAGCCCGTCTACGAGAAGCCGGAGAAGGCCAGCGAGTGGACCTTCGGCGAGCCGGACTGGGTGTACGAGTTCGATCCCCACGAAGTCGCCGCCGACGGACCGGACGAGTTCCTCGACATCCCGATCAAGACCGGGTTCGAGGAGGATCGCTGGATTCGCGCAATCGAGGTCCAGGCCGGCGATCGCTCGGTGCTGCATCACTTCATCCTGTGGCGGGGTGACGACGACGACCCCGACCAGGAAGGCTGGGTCGGTGCCTGGGCCGCCGGCTTCGCGCCCCAGCACTTCCCGCCGGGCACCGGCCGCCTGCTGCCGAAGGGGCAGAACCTGCTCGGCGACTTCCACTACCACCCGAACGGCGAGGCGGCGACCGACCGGACCCGCGTCGCCCTCTGGTTCGCCGAGCCCGAGGAGGTCGAGAGGGAGCTGGTCAACCTCTGGATCCTGAACACGGCGTTCCACATCCCCGCCGGTGAAGCCGACTACCGGGCGCAGGCGACCCACGTCTTCGATCAGGACGTCGTTGTCCGCTCGTTCACGCCCCACATGCATTACCGCGGCAAGTCGATGACCTATACCGCCTTCCTGCCCGACGGCGAGCAGCGGGAGTTGCTGAGCGTCAGCCGCTACGACTTCAACTGGCAGACGTCCTACGACCTGGTCGAGCCGCTCCGCTTGCCGGCCGGGACCCGGATCGAAGTCTCGGCCTCGTTCGACAACTCGGCCGACAACCCGCACAACCCGGACCCGACGGTCGACGTCACCTGGGGCGCCGAGTCGACAGACGAGATGCTGATCGGCTTCATCGACTACGTCGCCGCCGACAGCGGCGCAGCCAAGGCGGCGACCCCGGCGGGTCCCGCCGGCCAGTGA
- a CDS encoding alpha/beta hydrolase: MWRAGERTNRRRLAAVAASAFLLASVGGAAMGSDLMDRVEHGYADSNGVKIHYASIGEGPLVVMIHGFPDFWYSWRHQMEVLSSDFQVVAIDQRGYNKSDQPDGDENYDMRYLVGDVAAVIRHLGRDKATIVGHDWGGAVAWQFAFHVPQMTERLIILNLPHPNGMGRELANNPEQQQNSGYARKFQEGSPSDPDIFFGMPMTPQTLSGWVRDEDARKHYQAAFERSDFDAMLAYYKRNYPREGGGGIGQAEGQETPRLAMPVLQFHGLDDTALHSDGLNNTWDWLDSDLTLVTVPGANHFVQEDAADLVSTTMKWWLLSRVE, translated from the coding sequence ATGTGGCGAGCTGGCGAACGGACGAACCGACGGCGTTTGGCGGCTGTTGCCGCCTCCGCTTTCCTGCTGGCATCGGTAGGGGGAGCGGCGATGGGCAGTGATCTGATGGATCGCGTGGAGCACGGCTACGCCGACTCGAACGGCGTCAAGATCCACTACGCCTCGATCGGCGAGGGTCCCCTGGTCGTGATGATCCACGGCTTCCCGGACTTCTGGTACTCGTGGCGGCACCAGATGGAGGTTCTGTCGAGCGACTTCCAGGTTGTCGCGATCGACCAGCGCGGCTACAACAAGAGCGACCAGCCCGACGGCGACGAGAACTACGACATGCGCTATCTGGTCGGCGACGTGGCGGCCGTGATCCGTCACCTCGGTCGGGACAAGGCGACGATCGTCGGGCATGACTGGGGCGGAGCGGTCGCCTGGCAGTTCGCGTTCCATGTGCCGCAGATGACGGAGCGGCTGATCATCCTGAACCTGCCGCACCCGAACGGCATGGGCCGGGAACTCGCGAACAATCCGGAGCAGCAGCAGAACAGCGGTTACGCCCGCAAGTTCCAGGAAGGCAGCCCCAGCGATCCGGACATCTTCTTCGGCATGCCGATGACGCCGCAGACGCTCTCCGGCTGGGTGCGGGACGAGGACGCGAGGAAGCACTACCAGGCGGCGTTCGAACGCTCCGACTTCGACGCGATGCTGGCCTACTACAAGCGGAACTATCCGCGCGAAGGCGGTGGCGGCATCGGCCAGGCGGAGGGCCAGGAAACGCCCCGTTTGGCCATGCCGGTGCTCCAGTTCCACGGCCTGGACGACACGGCGCTGCACTCCGACGGCCTGAACAACACCTGGGACTGGCTGGACAGCGACCTGACCCTCGTCACCGTGCCGGGCGCGAACCACTTCGTGCAGGAGGACGCGGCCGACCTCGTCTCGACGACGATGAAGTGGTGGTTGTTGTCGCGGGTGGAGTAG
- a CDS encoding PQQ-binding-like beta-propeller repeat protein produces the protein MTTGDKGAQRYSPLDQIDAGNVGELEIAWRWSSPDNDRVAEDRRLRSRRMQPGGHQVTPIKIGDRLYATTGLSQIAALDPATGETEWVYDPEAYDAGRPTNLGFVHRGASHWPGRPAGDGAEAVPARLFYGTGDARLLAVDPFTGEPVGSFGDGGVVDLTEGLRREVRRRRAYAVSSPVMVCRDTVIVGASISDAPNHPDAPPGDIRSFDPVTGELRWTFHSIPQPGEFGHDTWENDSWQYTGNANVWTLITADEDLGLVYLPFGTPTNDWYGGHRLGDNLFAESLVALDCETGERKWHFQAIRHGLWDYDLVTPPILGEIEVDGRELKVAAQLSKQGFVYVFDADSGEPVWPIENRPVPRSTVPGERSAPTQPFPSKPPAYERQGMHEDQLLDLTPEILERAKEILEQYDYGPLYTPPSLRGTWQVPGWGGGASWPGGAFDPETGWLYVPSFNRPVVLTIKKPDPNRSSFDYIGSIQISPPGPFGLPIVKPPYSRMTAYDLNRGEIEWMRPLGQGPTGHPAIRDLDLEPMGSGSRAHVLLTPELLFVGLEAAVHPDAEMETESMDLESSALEELAVADEEQAAALAQIAASRDWRFEPSTFSALDKTTGETIWSVEIEAGVGGSPMTYLHGGRQYVVLAVGGSGVPSQLIAFALPGETG, from the coding sequence GTGACCACCGGCGACAAGGGCGCGCAGCGCTACTCGCCGCTCGACCAGATCGACGCGGGCAACGTCGGCGAGCTCGAGATCGCCTGGCGCTGGTCGTCGCCCGACAACGATCGCGTGGCAGAGGATCGACGGCTGCGCAGCCGGCGGATGCAACCCGGTGGCCACCAGGTGACGCCGATCAAGATCGGTGACCGCCTATACGCGACGACCGGCCTGAGCCAGATCGCCGCGCTCGATCCGGCGACCGGCGAGACGGAGTGGGTCTACGATCCGGAGGCCTACGACGCCGGCCGCCCCACGAACCTCGGTTTCGTCCACCGGGGCGCCAGCCACTGGCCCGGGAGGCCAGCCGGCGACGGGGCCGAGGCGGTGCCCGCACGGCTCTTCTACGGCACCGGCGACGCCCGGCTCCTGGCGGTCGACCCGTTCACCGGCGAGCCGGTCGGCAGCTTCGGCGACGGCGGAGTGGTCGACCTGACGGAGGGTCTGCGCCGCGAGGTCAGACGTCGCCGCGCCTACGCCGTCAGTTCGCCGGTCATGGTGTGCCGCGACACGGTGATCGTGGGCGCTTCGATATCGGACGCCCCGAACCACCCCGACGCGCCGCCCGGCGACATCCGCAGCTTCGATCCGGTGACCGGCGAGCTGCGCTGGACCTTCCACTCGATTCCGCAGCCGGGCGAGTTCGGGCACGACACCTGGGAGAACGACTCCTGGCAGTACACGGGCAACGCCAACGTGTGGACGCTGATCACCGCGGACGAGGATCTCGGGCTCGTCTATCTGCCGTTCGGCACGCCGACCAACGACTGGTACGGCGGCCACCGGCTGGGCGACAATCTGTTCGCGGAGAGCCTGGTGGCGCTCGACTGCGAGACCGGCGAGCGCAAGTGGCACTTCCAGGCGATTCGTCACGGGCTGTGGGACTACGACCTGGTGACGCCGCCCATCCTCGGCGAGATCGAGGTCGACGGCCGGGAACTCAAGGTCGCGGCGCAGCTCAGCAAGCAGGGTTTCGTCTACGTCTTCGATGCGGACAGCGGCGAGCCAGTGTGGCCGATCGAGAACCGGCCGGTGCCGCGGAGCACCGTCCCCGGCGAACGCTCGGCGCCGACCCAGCCGTTTCCGAGCAAGCCGCCCGCGTACGAGCGCCAGGGCATGCACGAGGACCAGTTACTTGACCTCACTCCGGAGATCCTCGAGCGGGCGAAGGAGATCCTGGAGCAGTACGACTACGGTCCGCTCTACACGCCGCCCTCGTTGCGCGGTACCTGGCAGGTGCCCGGATGGGGCGGCGGAGCGAGCTGGCCTGGCGGCGCCTTCGATCCGGAGACCGGCTGGCTGTACGTGCCGTCCTTCAACCGGCCGGTGGTGCTGACGATCAAGAAGCCGGATCCGAACCGGTCGTCCTTCGACTACATCGGTTCCATCCAGATCAGCCCGCCCGGTCCCTTCGGGCTGCCGATCGTCAAGCCGCCTTACAGCCGGATGACGGCCTACGACCTGAACCGGGGCGAGATCGAGTGGATGCGGCCACTGGGACAGGGGCCGACCGGACATCCAGCGATCCGCGATCTGGACCTGGAGCCGATGGGCTCGGGCTCGCGCGCCCACGTGCTGCTGACGCCCGAGCTGCTGTTCGTGGGACTGGAGGCCGCGGTTCACCCGGATGCCGAGATGGAGACCGAATCAATGGACCTCGAATCGTCGGCGCTCGAGGAACTGGCCGTGGCGGACGAGGAGCAGGCGGCCGCTCTCGCCCAGATCGCGGCGAGCCGCGACTGGCGCTTCGAACCGTCGACCTTCTCGGCTCTGGACAAGACGACCGGCGAGACGATCTGGTCGGTGGAGATCGAAGCCGGCGTCGGCGGGTCGCCCATGACCTACCTGCATGGGGGTCGCCAGTACGTGGTCCTCGCCGTGGGCGGCAGCGGCGTACCGTCGCAGTTGATCGCGTTCGCGCTGCCTGGAGAAACAGGCTGA
- a CDS encoding oxidoreductase encodes MSQTFRAVVVDKVDDEHTAGLRDLTLSDLPGHDVLVDVEYSTLNYKDGLAITGAAPICRSVPMVCGVDLAGTVAESASDSFSPGDRVLVNGYGLSESHWGGYSQKARMKPEWLVPVPDAFTNLHAMAIGTAGYTAMLCVMALQDHGVTPESGDVVVTGAAGGVGSVAVALLARAGYRVIASTGREAEHDYLSRLGAADFIARDTLAAKPRPIGRESWAGAVDVVGSTTLANLIAQTRYGGCVAACGLAGGMDLPSSVYPFILRGVVLAGVDSVMAPMERRREAWRRLAAELPVDLLSEMTSVEPMSRIEELAASILAGQTRGRVVIDVNA; translated from the coding sequence ATGAGCCAGACCTTTCGAGCGGTCGTCGTCGACAAGGTCGACGATGAGCACACCGCCGGCCTGCGTGATCTGACGCTGAGCGACCTGCCCGGGCACGACGTGCTGGTCGATGTCGAGTACTCCACGTTGAACTACAAGGACGGTCTGGCGATCACCGGCGCGGCGCCGATCTGCCGTTCGGTGCCGATGGTCTGCGGCGTCGACCTGGCCGGGACGGTGGCGGAGTCCGCTTCGGACTCGTTCTCCCCCGGCGACCGCGTGCTGGTCAACGGCTACGGGCTGAGCGAGAGCCACTGGGGCGGTTACTCGCAGAAGGCGCGGATGAAGCCGGAGTGGCTCGTTCCGGTGCCGGACGCCTTCACCAACCTGCACGCGATGGCGATCGGCACTGCCGGGTACACGGCGATGTTGTGCGTGATGGCGCTGCAGGATCACGGTGTGACGCCGGAGAGCGGCGACGTCGTCGTGACCGGCGCCGCCGGGGGCGTGGGCTCGGTGGCGGTGGCGCTGCTGGCGCGGGCCGGCTACCGGGTGATCGCCTCCACCGGACGCGAGGCGGAACATGACTACCTGAGCCGTCTGGGCGCCGCCGACTTCATCGCCCGCGACACGCTGGCGGCGAAGCCGCGGCCGATCGGTCGGGAGAGCTGGGCCGGCGCGGTCGACGTCGTCGGCTCGACGACGCTGGCGAACCTGATCGCCCAGACCCGCTACGGCGGCTGCGTGGCCGCCTGCGGACTGGCCGGCGGCATGGACCTGCCGTCGAGCGTCTATCCCTTCATCCTGCGCGGCGTGGTGCTCGCGGGCGTCGATTCCGTGATGGCACCAATGGAGCGGCGCCGGGAGGCCTGGCGCCGCCTGGCCGCGGAGCTTCCGGTCGACCTGCTGTCCGAGATGACGTCGGTCGAGCCGATGAGCCGGATCGAGGAACTGGCGGCGTCGATCCTGGCGGGCCAGACGCGTGGCAGGGTGGTCATCGACGTCAACGCGTGA
- a CDS encoding PQQ-binding-like beta-propeller repeat protein, translating to MSHTTPLRLFAFAFLLTALAADPAAANERARMTPADADPATTWPQWRGPSGQGEVAGGGYVDRWGPEENVRWKVAVPGKGNSSPIVWGDALFLTTAEAAGARRSVLAFDRETGKRLWTTAAPEANPERAYPKNGHASSTPTADGERVYAYLGNHGLLALDMDGEIVWHKSFGELNAFHGTASSPLLLGERLIVVQEQQRSPSFISAFDRRTGEELWRTERDTRVGWSSPAAISVTTDEGEERDEIIVNSQHHVIAYAPEDGRELWRASGTTFEVIPSPVVGHDLLFSTSGRAGPTLAIRPGGNGDVTDSRIVWTAAKGSPFVVAPMLVGEYLYMVNDMVSVITVYEAKSGEVVWQERLGERMREGFSAAPVATGGKIFFTNDNGETFVIREGPDFELLHVNRIGERTIASPALVGGVWYIRTDGHLWAIAGEPG from the coding sequence ATGAGCCACACGACGCCACTTCGCCTGTTCGCCTTCGCCTTCCTCCTCACGGCACTTGCCGCCGACCCCGCCGCCGCGAACGAACGGGCGCGAATGACGCCGGCGGACGCGGACCCGGCCACCACCTGGCCACAGTGGCGCGGTCCCAGCGGGCAGGGCGAAGTTGCGGGCGGCGGCTACGTCGACCGTTGGGGCCCGGAGGAGAACGTGCGCTGGAAGGTCGCCGTCCCCGGCAAGGGCAACTCCTCGCCGATCGTATGGGGCGATGCGCTGTTTCTGACGACGGCCGAGGCGGCCGGCGCCAGACGCTCCGTGCTCGCCTTCGACCGGGAAACGGGAAAGCGGCTCTGGACCACCGCGGCACCCGAAGCCAATCCCGAGCGCGCCTACCCGAAGAACGGCCACGCCTCGTCGACCCCCACCGCCGACGGCGAGCGTGTCTATGCCTACCTCGGCAACCACGGCCTGCTGGCGCTCGATATGGACGGCGAGATCGTCTGGCACAAGTCCTTCGGCGAGTTGAACGCCTTCCACGGCACTGCCTCGTCGCCGCTTCTGCTCGGCGAGCGGCTGATCGTCGTGCAAGAACAGCAGCGCTCCCCGTCCTTCATCTCTGCGTTCGACCGCCGCACCGGCGAGGAACTCTGGCGCACCGAACGGGACACCCGGGTCGGCTGGAGTTCGCCGGCCGCAATCTCGGTCACTACCGACGAAGGCGAGGAGCGCGACGAGATCATCGTCAACAGCCAGCACCACGTCATCGCCTACGCGCCGGAAGACGGCCGCGAACTGTGGCGCGCCAGCGGCACGACCTTCGAGGTCATCCCCAGCCCCGTAGTCGGCCACGACCTGCTGTTCAGCACCTCCGGCCGCGCCGGCCCCACCCTGGCGATCCGTCCTGGCGGCAACGGCGACGTGACGGACAGCCGCATCGTCTGGACCGCGGCGAAGGGATCACCCTTCGTCGTCGCGCCGATGCTGGTCGGCGAGTACCTCTACATGGTCAACGACATGGTCAGCGTGATCACGGTCTACGAGGCGAAGAGCGGCGAAGTCGTGTGGCAGGAACGCCTGGGCGAGCGGATGCGCGAGGGCTTCTCCGCCGCGCCCGTCGCCACCGGAGGCAAGATCTTCTTTACCAACGACAACGGCGAGACCTTCGTCATCAGGGAAGGTCCGGACTTCGAGCTTCTCCACGTCAACCGGATCGGCGAACGGACGATCGCCTCGCCCGCCCTCGTCGGCGGCGTCTGGTACATCCGCACCGACGGACACCTCTGGGCGATCGCTGGCGAACCAGGCTAG